From a region of the Daphnia pulicaria isolate SC F1-1A chromosome 1, SC_F0-13Bv2, whole genome shotgun sequence genome:
- the LOC124312934 gene encoding uncharacterized protein K02A2.6-like, which produces MATAADAMDAATAAAAAATAANSRMDAMEQNQLTMTTQLAGIAQQLQALLGGAGSSGGAGGGGSSGGGGGSSGGAGGGGSSGGAGGGGGGAGGGGGSAGIVPPPAPMITPQRRRIDPSCLDKLPGDASLSQLRAWTNRWNDFSQLNQLSAYPINEQMAAFRMVLDPAMHQVVEVALGISPTSMATPADVLGQIRDYIRSKRNIALDRVAFEECKQGTTETFDEFYIRLKNLAEAANLCIACVDERMATRIMAGIRDAETKRRLLAISPFPTAQQTINICRSEESARANEKSLNSPVSVAKIQLKHQRQFRQSEANKCRSCGRPAHHSDEQCPAIGRQCHSCGQENHFAPCCPTRSRSGAGHQAGGSGSSGGAGGSGSSGGAGGSGSSGGAGGSGSSGGASNRARINMKRVVVGNVSTSRRRQPAPTIPMQICGPTGNVIATIPEATPDSGAEATVAGMEVLRQLGLSEQDLSHCPFELVMADKSTPLLAVGEKEFCVKYEGGTATITILFSPDVEGLLVAWHDCKALGILHEDYPKPIRKPATGPIPSHPTVDDVKRIEEAIADGYADVFDQSGILKCMEGPEMTIELKDDAEPYHVNGARPIPFADRPEVKRLLDEYVAKGIITPVTEASEWAAPLVVTRKADGSLRLCIDHTKLNRHVRRPTHPTRTPRDAVAEIAGDAKFFTSFDAANGYFQIPLHPSSQHLTIFMTPWGRYKFLRASMGLCSSSDEYNRRADVAFQGVPHTVRVVDDLLRFDSAFPEHVAGVCAVLSAARKAGITFSRKKFCFAQQQIQWVGYQIQPGGVTVDPVEQLAGFSTSVAAAKAPLRPLLSVRTPFEWTADHDTAFSAVKQALLAPPVLAQFDPSLETSLQVDASRKHGMGYALLQLHGSTWKLVDANSRWCTDTESRYAIVELELAAVEWAMRKCKLYLLGLPMFRLIVDHQALVTILDKYTLDAVENPKLQRLKERLSPFVFTTEWRKGRDHAIPDALSRAPVHDPGPDDEAVNTDVQSFAQRIIVRQVNIMQREDEELEPVEDPPHLPDPLLEDLRAVASTDADYSALITAISHGFTTNRERTAQCVRQYWNIRTELSVEDGLVLFGRRIVIPKPARRDLLRKLHSAHQGIVRMKRRARQTVFWPGISNDITMLVESCGSCQQRLPAQQQEPLMRDPLPSRVFEDVSVDLFQSGSLHFLVYADRLSGWPIVHQWRHDPSAREVTQAIVENFVDLGVPVRLRSDNGPQFDSNLFQTKLRQWGVQWGNSTPEYPQSNGHAEAAVAAMKELVTKISPNGDISSDEFSRGMLEFRNTPRENGVSPAEMVFGHPLRSIIPAHRSSYAARWRTVMEGRDRQAEIDAGVKFRYDEHARPLAPLPLGTHVRIWNPKSKLWDKMGVIVSVGRYRSYRVKFASGSVLWRNRRFLRPMIAATPADEDGTDDGGNRGTDASTADPDGKESDSVSIDHSRPGEITDSGQPAPRRSGRIPKRRVMFDI; this is translated from the exons ATGGCTACGGCGGCTGACGCAATGGACGCCGCGaccgctgcagcagcagctgcaacgGCCGCAAATTCCCGCATGGACGCCATGGAGCAAAATCAACTCACGATGACCACCCAGCTGGCTGGCATCGCTCAACAGCTCCAGGCGTTGCTCGGCGGCGCCGGCAGCAGCGGTGGCGCTGGCGGAGGTGGCAGCAGCGGTGGCGGAGGCGGCAGCAGCGGTGGCGCTGGCGGAGGCGGCAGCAGCGGTGGCGCTGGTGGaggcggcggtggcgctggCGGAGGCGGTGGCAGCGCGGGTATCGTCCCGCCCCCAGCCCCTATGATCACGCCTCAGCGACGCCGTATCGACCCGTCCTGTCTGGACAAATTGCCTGGCGACGCGTCGCTCTCCCAGCTTCGTGCTTGGACAAATCGATGGAACGATTTCAGCCAATTGAACCAGCTCAGCGCGTATCCGATCAACGAGCAGATGGCCGCCTTTCGGATGGTCCTGGACCCTGCTATGCACCAGGTCGTCGAGGTGGCGCTCGGCATATCTCCGACGTCAATGGCGACCCCGGCCGACGTCCTCGGCCAGATAAGGGACTACATCCGGTCAAAACGCAACATAGCTTTGGACAGAGTCGCCTTTGAAGAATGCAAACAAGGTACGACGGAAACTTTTGatgaattttatattcggcTCAAGAACCTCGCGGAAGCTGCCAACCTCTGTATCGCCTGCGTGGACGAAAGAATGGCGACGCGCATAATGGCAGGCATCCGTGACGCGGAAACAAAGCGACGTCTGTTGGCCATCAGTCCGTTCCCCACGGCCCAGCAGACCATCAACATATGCCGTAGTGAGGAGTCGGCACGGGCAAACGAGAAATCTTTGAATAGCCCAGTGTCAGTAGCCAAAATACAACTCAAGCACCAGCGGCAGTTCCGGCAGTCAGAAGCCAACAAGTGTCGATCGTGCGGCCGCCCGGCCCATCATTCGGATGAACAGTGCCCGGCAATCGGGAGGCAGTGTCATAGTTGCGGACAGGAGAACCATTTCGCCCCATGCTGCCCAACGAGGTCAAGATCGGGCGCTGGTCACCAGGCTGGCGGAAGCGGCAGCAGCGGTGGCGCTGGCGGAAGTGGCAGCAGCGGTGGCGCTGGCGGAAGTGGCAGCAGCGGTGGCGCTGGCGGAAGTGGCAGCAGCGGTGGCGCTAGTAATCGTGCCCGCATCAACATGAAGCGCGTGGTGGTCGGCAACGTGAGCACATCCCGACGACGGCAACCGGCACCCACCATTCCAATGCAAATTTGCGGCCCAACCGGAAATGTGATAGCAACCATACCGGAGGCGACGCCAGATAGTGGAGCAGAAGCTACCGTTGCCGGCATGGAGGTGCTGCGCCAGTTGGGGCTATCGGAGCAGGACCTCTCGCACTGCCCGTTCGAGCTTGTGATGGCGGACAAATCGACTCCTCTCCTCGCAGTGGGAGAGAAGGAATTTTGCGTCAAGTACGAAGGAGGGACGGCAACCATAACCATTCTATTCAGCCCAGACGTAGAGGGACTCCTCGTCGCCTGGCATGATTGCAAGGCTCTAGGAATCCTTCATGAAGACTACCCCAAACCAATCCGGAAGCCAGCTACGG GCCCTATCCCGTCGCACCCCACCGTGGACGATGTCAAGCGGATCGAGGAGGCCATTGCAGACGGTTATGCCGATGTGTTCGACCAATCGGGTATTCTAAAGTGCATGGAAGGCCCGGAAATGACAATCGAGCTCAAGGATGATGCCGAGCCATACCATGTCAACGGGGCCCGACCAATACCCTTCGCCGATCGGCCGGAAGTAAAACGCTTGCTGGATGAATACGTGGCTAAAGGTATTATTACCCCCGTAACGGAGGCCTCAGAATGGGCAGCCCCCTTAGTAGTCACTCGTAAAGCGGACGGGTCCTTGCGCTTATGCATAGATCACACCAAGCTGAATCGCCATGTCCGCCGGCCGACACATCCAACCCGCACTCCGCGGGACGCCGTCGCTGAAATCGCTGGAGACGCCAAATTTTTTACATCCTTCGATGCAGCCAATGGGTATTTTCAAATTCCCCTCCACCCGTCGTCGCAACATCTAACCATATTCATGACGCCGTGGGGCAGGTATAAATTCCTCAGGGCATCCATGGGGCTTTGCAGCTCCAGTGATGAATATAACCGGCGCGCCGACGTCGCCTTCCAGGGCGTCCCCCATACCGTCAGGGTCGTCGACGACCTTCTCCGCTTTGACTCCGCGTTTCCGGAACACGTCGCCGGAGTCTGTGCCGTCTTGTCAGCCGCTAGGAAGGCCGGCATCACCTTCAGCCGGAAAAAATTCTGCTTCGCCCAGCAACAGATCCAGTGGGTTGGATACCAAATACAGCCAGGTGGCGTCACGGTCGACCCTG TTGAGCAGCTCGCCGGATTTTCTACGTCAGTTGCCGCAGCCAAGGCGCCTCTCCGCCCCCTGTTGAGTGTCAGAACACCTTTTGAATGGACCGCTGACCACGACACAGCCTTTTCCGCCGTCAAGCAGGCGCTGTTAGCGCCGCCCGTCCTGGCACAGTTTGATCCATCGCTGGAAACGTCCCTCCAGGTGGATGCATCGCGGAAACACGGCATGGGATATGCCCTCCTGCAGCTACACGGGTCTACATGGAAACTGGTCGACGCCAACTCCAGATGGTGTACCGACACAGAGTCCCGCTACGCCATTGTGGAGCTGGAACTGGCCGCCGTCGAGTGGGCCATGAGGAAATGCAAACTATACCTACTCGGCCTGCCTATGTTTCGCCTGATCGTCGATCATCAGGCCCTTGTCACCATCCTAGACAAGTATACCCTAGATGCTGTGGAAAACCCGAAGCTGCAGCGCCTAAAGGAACGCCTTTCGCCCTTCGTGTTCACGACGGAGTGGCGCAAGGGCCGCGATCATGCCATTCCAGACGCGCTATCCCGTGCGCCCGTGCACGATCCCGGTCCAGACGACGAAGCCGTCAACACCGACGTCCAGTCATTCGCGCAAAGGATAATCGTACGTCAAGTCAACATTATGCAGCGGGAGGACGAAGAGCTAGAGCCCGTTGAGGACCCCCCGCATTTACCAGATCCTTTACTGGAGGACCTCAGGGCTGTAGCCTCAACAGACGCCGATTACTCAGCGCTTATTACCGCGATCTCGCACGGTTTCACCACCAACAGGGAGCGCACAGCCCAATGCGTTCGGCAATATTGGAACATCCGGACGGAACTGTCCGTGGAGGATGGCCTCGTCTTGTTCGGTCGACGGATTGTCATCCCCAAACCAGCCCGCCGCGACTTACTACGGAAATTGCATTCAGCTCATCAAGGGATAGTGCGCATGAAGCGGCGCGCCCGACAAACTGTATTCTGGCCCGGGATCTCAAACGACATAACCATGTTAGTGGAGAGTTGTGGTTCATGCCAACAGCGACTCCCAGCTCAACAACAGGAGCCTCTGATGCGTGATCCCCTGCCCTCTCGTGTTTTCGAAGATGTCTCGGTCGACCTTTTCCAGTCTGGTTCGCTTCATTTTCTCGTCTATGCCGACCGCCTATCTGGATGGCCAATCGTGCACCAGTGGCGCCACGACCCGTCCGCTCGCGAAGTGACCCAGGCGATAGTCGAGAACTTCGTGGATCTCGGTGTCCCGGTCCGCCTGCGGTCAGATAACGGCCCACAATTTGACTCTAATCTCTTCCAGACGAAGCTACGGCAGTGGGGCGTTCAATGGGGAAATTCGACGCCCGAATATCCACAAAGCAACGGACACGCGGAGGCGGCGGTTGCCGCCATGAAAGAGCTCGTGACAAAAATTTCGCCTAACGGCGATATCTCTTCCGACGAATTTTCTCGCGGGATGCTGGAATTCAGGAATACCCCAAGGGAGAACGGTGTGTCGCCAGCAGAAATGGTTTTTGGCCACCCGCTGCGGTCCATCATTCCGGCTCACCGGTCGTCGTACGCCGCACGCTGGAGGACTGTCATGGAAGGAAGGGACCGCCAGGCAGAAATCGACGCCGGGGTCAAGTTCCGGTACGACGAACACGCACGGCCTCTGGCCCCACTTCCTTTGGGGACCCACGTACGGATTTGGAACCCCAAATCCAAGTTATGGGACAAGATGGGAGTCATTGTCAGTGTCGGGCGCTATCGCTCCTACCGCGTCAAATTCGCAAGCGGGAGCGTCTTATGGCGAAACCGCCGTTTCCTACGCCCAATGATCGCCGCCACGCCAGCCGACGAAGACGGAACCGACGATGGAGGAAATCGGGGTACAGACGCCAGCACCGCGGATCCTGATGGAAAGGAGAGCGACAGCGTATCCATCGACCACAGCCGTCCCGGGGAAATCACCGACAGCGGCCAGCCCGCGCCTCGGCGAAGCGGCCGGATTCCAAAGCGCCGAGTCATGTTCGATATCTAG
- the LOC124310942 gene encoding trypsin-1-like, with the protein MQFILVIIGFLYFQPLDAFVNMADVDCGVSKFRNGRIVNGIDAVEGEFPWMVSLKLLRGQSSEHFCGGALINKRWILTAAHCVLNRRAPQIQVSVAEHNLLGADSQQTKLFRVNQIVMHPSYLTRQLADDIALINLDGDVQWSDRVQPACLPNPDEDSFAGLLATVAGWGWNDEVKNGGKRANTLQKVDVPILANKDCQQWYKDEKKSLTIINSALCAGLENGGKDSCQGDSGGPLMIKKDGRHQLVGVVSAGIGCARPRLPGLYTRVNHYINWISQTVRF; encoded by the exons ATGCAATTCATTCTAGTGATCATTGGTTTCCTTTACTTCCAGCCGCTGGATGCTTTCGTCAACA tgGCCGACGTTGACTGCGGTGTATCGAAATTCAGGAACGGGCGAATCGTCAACGGCATTGACGCCGTAGAAGGAGAATTCCCTTG GATGGTGTCGCTGAAATTATTGCGTGGGCAGAGTAGTGAGCATTTTTGTGGCGGTGCGCTCATCAACAAGCGATGGATTCTCACAGCAGCCCATTGCGTCCTTAA TCGCAGAGCACCGCAGATTCAAGTGAGTGTGGCTGAGCACAACCTCCTGGGTGCCGACAGTCAACAAACGAAATTGTTTCGAGTCAACCAGATCGTCATGCATCCGTCGTACCTGACTCGTCAATTGGCTGACGACATCGCCCTCATTAATCTCGATGGCGACGTGCAATGGAGCGACCGCGTTCAGCCGGCCTGTTTACCTAACCCAGATGAAGATTCATTCGCTGGACTGCTGGCCACCGTGGCCGGTTGGGGGTGGAACGATGAGGTTAAAAATG GTGGAAAAAGAGCCAACACACTGCAGAAGGTTGACGTGCCAATCTTGGCTAATAAGGATTGCCAGCAATGGTACAAAGACGAGAAGAAATCGCTAACCATCATCAACTCGGCATTGTGCGCTGGTCTTGAAAATGGCGGCAAAGATTCTTGTCAA GGTGATAGCGGTGGTCCGTTGATGATTAAGAAAGACGGACGTCATCAGCTGGTCGGCGTCGTCAGCGCCGGAATCGGATGCGCTCGTCCTCGCTTACCTGGTCTTTACACTCGTGTTAATCATTACATTAACTGGATTTCACAAACCGTCCGTTTCTAA